From the Plodia interpunctella isolate USDA-ARS_2022_Savannah chromosome 5, ilPloInte3.2, whole genome shotgun sequence genome, one window contains:
- the LOC128670291 gene encoding acetylcholinesterase-like, which translates to MRVVLAALTALAARALASPHEHRARHHAPEHPLHFPAPAPPQPYRGHGEAVRYNPELDTILPRIDEQETSSKRAKFEDAETSSKRAKYDERFYSNHERTDDEEPMADEPRLGPEDDDPLIVRTRKGRVKGITLTAATGKKVDAWFGIPYAQKPIGDLRFRHPRPVENWGDEILNTTTLPHSCVQIIDTVFGDFPGAMMWNPNTDMQEDCLYIDIVSPRPRPKNAAVMLWVFGGGFYSGTATLDVYDPKILVSEENVVYVSMQYRVASLGFLFFDTPDVPGNAGLFDQIMALQWVKDNIAYFGGNPNNVTLFGESAGAVSVSLHLLSPLSRNLFSQAILQSGAATAPWAIISREESILRGIRLAESVQCPFSRTDMGPMIECLRKKSAVELVNNEWGTLGICEFPFVPIIDGSFLDEMPKRSLIHQNFKKTNLLMGSNTDEGYYFILYYLTELFPKEENVGITREQFVQAVKELNPYVDDIGRQAITYEYTDWLNPDDPVKNRNALDKMVGDYHFTCGVNEFAHRYAETGNKVYTYYYKHRSKNNPWPTWTGVMHADEINYVFGEPLNPGKNYSPEEVEFSRRLMRYWANFARTGNPSLNPNGEMTKVHWPMHTAVGREYLTLALNSTEVGHGLRVKQCAFWQKYLPQLMAASHKPPPPANCTNSAPSSSQIPHDIMGIFLITSSIISSYGFIPTLFNLV; encoded by the exons ATGCGCGTGGTGTTGGCGGCGCTGACGGCGCtggcggcgcgcgcgctggCCAGCCCGCACGAGCACCGCGCACGGCACCACGCCCCAGAACACCCCCTCCACTTCCCGGCCCCGGCGCCCCCCCAACCCTACCGCGGCCATGGCGAAGCTGTCCGGTACAACCCCGAACTCGACACCATACTCCCGCGCATCGATGAGCAGGAAACCTCATCCAAACGCGCCAAATTCGAAGACGCAGAAACCTCATCTAAGAGAGCGAAATATGATGAGAGATTCTACTCAAACCATGAACGAACTGACGACGAAGAGCCAATGGCGGACGAACCACGTTTAGGACCAGAAGATGATGACCCTCTGATTGTTCGTACTAGAAAGGGCAGAGTCAAAGGAATAACCCTCACTGCTGCCACAGGCAAGAAAGTTGATGCGTGGTTTGGAATTCCCTACGCTCAGAAACCAATTGGTGATTTGCGGTTTAGGCACCCGAGACCTGTAGAAAACTGGGGAGATGAGATATTAAACACGACAACACTGCCACATTCGTGCGTCCAAATTATAGATACAGTATTTGGTGACTTCCCAGGAGCTATGATGTGGAATCCTAATACAGACATGCAAGAAGACTGtctatatattgatatagtGTCACCGAGACCAAGACCCAAAAATGCTGCTGTAATGCTCTGGGTATTTGGCGGAGGATTTTATTCAGGCACCGCAACATTAGATGTTTATGATCCAAAAATACTTGTCTCTGAAGAAAACGTTGTGTATGTATCCATGCAGTACAGAGTTGCATCACTTGGATTTCTATTTTTTGACACGCCAGATGTACCTGGTAATGCTGGTCTGTTTGACCAAATCATGGCATTACAATGGGTTAAAGATAATATAGCATATTTTGGTGGAAATCCCAATAACGTTACACTATTCGGAGAATCTGCAGGAGCAGTATCAGTATCCTTACATTTGCTCTCACCTTTGTCAAGGAACTTATTTTCGCAAGCTATTCTTCAGTCAGGTGCTGCGACTGCTCCCTGGGCTATTATTTCTAGAGAAGAAAGCATTTTGCGAGGAATACGTCTTGCCGAATCTGTTCAATGTCCCTTCTCCAGAACTGATATGGGTCCTATGATTGAGTGCTTGAGAAAGAAAAGTGCAGTAGAGTTAGTAAATAATGAATGGGGCACATTAGGTATTTGCGAATTTCCATTTGTGCCCATAATAGATGGTTCATTCTTAGATGAGATGCCCAAACGGTCTCTAATTCATCAGAACTTTAAGAAAACCAACTTGTTGATGGGATCTAACACTGACGAAGGCTACTATTTCattctatattatttgacGGAGTTATTCCCAAAAGAGGAGAATGTGGGCATAACTCGGGAACAATTTGTTCAAGCGGTGAAAGAGTTGAATCCTTATGTTGATGATATTGGTAGACAAGCTATAACATATGAATACACTGACTGGTTAAACCCAGATGATCCTGTTAAAAATCGAAACGCCCTGGACAAGATGGTGGGTGATTATCATTTTACATGTGGTGTGAATGAGTTTGCTCACAGATATGCTGAGACtggaaataaagtttatacaTACTACTACAAGCATCGTAGTAAGAACAATCCGTGGCCCACTTGGACGGGCGTGATGCATGCAGACGAAATCAATTATGTTTTCGGAGAGCCCCTGAATCCTGGCAAGAATTATTCGCCTGAGGAAGTGGAGTTTAGCAGACGGCTCATGAGATATTGGGCAAATTTTGCAAGGACAGG AAACCCATCCTTGAATCCCAACGGCGAGATGACGAAAGTACACTGGCCGATGCACACGGCAGTCGGGCGAGAGTACTTGACCTTAGCTCTGAACTCCACCGAAGTCGGCCACGGACTGCGCGTTAAGCAGTGCGCATTTTGGCAGAAGTACCTGCCGCAACTCATGGCTGCATCAC ACAAGCCGCCACCGCCAGCAAACTGCACGAACAGCGCTCCGTCGTCCAGCCAAATCCCACACGATATAATGGGGATCTTCCTCATCACCTCGTCAATCATCAGTTCATACGGCTTCATTCCGACCTTGTTCAATCTCGTATAA